One window of the Micromonas commoda chromosome 9, complete sequence genome contains the following:
- a CDS encoding predicted protein produces ELKGNIRVFCRVRPPANDEDPRADKMGGGKNMDQPLLKIDAVGEMAGRRMEVAPPGGAKAFDFNFDRVFGQDCGQGEVFEEISHLVQSALDGYKVCIFTYGQTGSGKTYTMLGGDACGESGEPEDQGEDLNLDDNRGLIPRSIEQIFKARDAAAKAAEENRGVTPPSLAISATMIEIYNEDIKDLLVSQKHSAETKYDVKHHADGRTTVTGLKTVEVANAGEVAKLMKKAQAVRSTAKTNMNEHSSRSHMVFTLHLDGVDSTGQPVHGALNLVDLAGSERLSRTGAEGARLKEAQCINKSLSALGDVVLALANRDAHVPFRNSKLTYLLQNSLGGDSKTLMFVNVSPAADSSQETLCSLRFAAKVNSCSQGQQTAGGAKK; encoded by the coding sequence GAACTGAAGGGGAACATCCGCGTGTTCtgccgcgtccgcccgcccgcgaacgacgaggacCCGAGGGCGGACAAGATGGGCGGCGGTAAGAACATGGACCAGCCGCTGCTGAAGATTGACGCGGTGGGCGAGATGGCGGGGCGAAGGATGGAGgtcgcgccccccggcggcgccaaggctTTCGACTTTAACTTTGACCGCGTGTTCGGCCAGGACTGCGGGCAGGGCGAGGTGTTCGAGGAGATCTCGCACCTCGTGCAGTCGGCGCTGGACGGGTACAAGGTTTGCATATTCACCTACGGCCAGACGGGGTCGGGAAAAACGTACACGATgctcggcggggacgcgtgCGGGGAATCCGGCGAACCGGAGGATCAGGGCGAAGATCTCAACCTCGACGATAACCGCGGTTTAATCCCGCGGTCCATCGAGCAGATATTcaaggcgagggacgccgcggcgaaggctgcggaggagaACAGAGgggtgacgccgccgtcgctcgcgatcAGCGCCACGATGATTGAGATTTACAACGAGGACATCAAGGATTTGCTGGTGTCGCAGAAACACTCCGCGGAGACCAAGTACGACGTGAAGCACCACGCCGACGGCCGCACCACCGTGACCGGCCTCAAGACGGTGGAGGTGGCCAACGCCGGGGAGGTGGCCAAGCTCATGAAGAAGGCGCAGGCGGTACGGTCCACCGCCAAGACGAACATGAACGAGCACTCGAGCCGTTCGCACATGGTGTTCACGCTGCAcctggacggcgtcgactcgACCGGTCAGCCGGTGCACGGCGCGCTCAACCTCGTGGACCTCGCGGGTAGCGAGCGGCTGTcgaggacgggcgcggaAGGGGCGCGTCTCAAGGAGGCGCAGTGCATCAACAAGAGCCTGAGCGCGCTCGGAGACGTCGTGCTCGCGCTTGCCAACAGAGACGCGCACGTTCCCTTTCGCAACAGCAAGCTCACGTACCTGCTTCAAAACTCGTTGGGCGGGGACTCCAAGACGCTTATGTTCGTCAACgtgtcgcccgccgcggacagcAGCCAGGAGACGCTGTGCTCGCTTCGTTTCGCCGCGAAGGTCAACTCGTGCTCTCAGGGTCAGCAGACGGCTGGGGGCGCTAAGAAGTAA
- a CDS encoding predicted protein — translation MALPEDAWRVVAGHVETERELCALACTSRELRRVLEDDDVWRRVFERRFELRFVNEHERRRGREATADEPDDDDRVSGLVSSSPVAGSIPRGIDSSRGVAFAPSADDPHPDHWSVRVYPRSSAPSSPFDSHLPLGPTRLQREHARPTRVSAGPWGIPWLDVRRKTYREWTKDVFYCVHRERVRGSFMAMCRAQEMVWAKESEIRRTMRSLEALVRKETDVKAKPTNAVRRRSQKLKDIAHQALCLGNVLERLGRERGEWERERLTQLSRAPSEALRRYKKAALGVGWECRIRQSRTSATEFSTRAHRPTPAPKMRVASPVLALAACAAVLSLAPCAVHARGGDPNGDAWTCLRPHVPEPLIYASASSADAFAPPPGGEPRSAWEGEVWQAERAYAAEAASAGAGAGAWHQGPSYPRLSYARELALPPPTQLIVVGAETWDPAGTYLPGRNAPNQPFPMLPLQGENPKAFAKAYAHYHGHSANATLVDAYATSVERQQALVRGLSPAEKAQLYIRVARILEKVDARDDIYAYGSGITVLREEARADPKCLRYSLALLHRAMALIAHLPGHEAAGVRRGVWTDFHHGLASMRAYDDENLIMRRLFLESPAGVPMQGTSPPTLPHALASSRESGMRIAANSVYYVGAGTGETLLQKMLSNDTVANALVAPAVPLILDPAEVSSGTANYDFNFPRTTRARLRHDREQLAYLVSERAPESVRLAKEVGQPAIEAYDEVIAELGGVENTDDNLLEEEKSFAERRRATELADADWLRDADKYMSEIVSLSVKQQTRLAPFYNRHLARRDEPRVPGGALDWANMRVKTLSSTPLVLVVDDVFREDALGGLLRFTRGTSMWTHVKKNGYLCAYPSGGFATPLLGQLAEELPLIAPDLSCGYQLVTSWGYLYDDVRSLGIGVHADIARVNINCWITPDDSNLDKEGGGMVIVPARPPADWHASFLEYNAPNTSDPTFWADLNAQSGGVNITVPHRQNRCVIFDSELYHWTDRVNFRRGYEHRRINLTFLYGHPGDKTCAMRGGGSSARTAARAARTSAGETRPKKDPPEVSGAAKKYPYDSRIPGSRGATEPTVPAEFVVGDRPRQEL, via the exons ATGGCGCTGCCGGAGGACGCGTGGAGGGTCGTCGCGGGGCACGTGGAGACGGAGCGAGAGCtgtgcgcgctcgcgtgcaCGTCCAGGGAGCTCAGGCGGGTGCTCGAAGACGATGACGTTTGGCGTCGGGTCTTCGAGAGGCGATTCGAGTTGCGATTCGTGAACGAGCacgagcggcgacgtggacgagaaGCCACGGCGGACGaaccggacgacgacgatagGGTGAGCGGCCTCgtatcgtcgtcgccggtcgcgggttcgattccgCGCGGAATCGACTCGtcgcgaggcgtcgcgttcgcgccgagcgcggacgaTCCCCACCCGGATCACTGGTCGGTGAGAGTGTACCCGcgatcctccgcgccgtcctcgccgttcgACTCGCACCTGCCCCTCGGTCCGACCCGCCTCCAACGCGAGCAcgcgcgtccaacgcgaGTGAGCGCGGGTCCGTGGGGCATCCCGTGGCTCGACGTCCGGCGCAAGACCTATCGCGAGTGGACCAAGGACGTCTTCTACTGCGtacatcgcgagcgcgttcgaggTTCGTTCATGGCGATGTGTCGCGCTCAGGAGATGGTGTGGGCGAAGGAGTCGGAGATTCGACGGACGATGCGATCGCTGGAGGCGCTCGTGCGAAAGGAGACCGACGTCAAGGCGAAGCCGACGAACGCGGTGCGTCGACGGAGCCAAAAGCTCAAGGACATCGCTCACCAGGCGCTGTGCCTGGGAAACGTGCTCGAGAGGCTGGGAAGGGAGCGGGGCGAATGGGAGCGCGAGAGGCTGACGCAGCtgtcccgcgcgccgtcggaggcgctGCGGCGGTACAAGAAGGCGGCGTTGGGTGTCGGATGGGAG TGTAGAATCAGGCAGTCGCGAACATCGGCAACAGAAttttcgacgcgcgcgcaccggccgacgcccgcgccgaagatgagggtcgcgtcgcccgtcctcgcgctcgcggcgtgcgcggcggtcctcTCCCTGGCCCCGtgcgcggtgcacgcgcggggcggcgatcccaacggcgacgcgtggacCTGCCTGAGACCCCACGTCCCGGAGCCCCTAATTTAcgcgagcgcatcctccgcggacgcgttcgcgccccctcccggcggggagccgcggagcgcgtggGAGGGCGAGGTGTGGcaggccgagcgcgcgtacgcggcggaggctgcgtcCGCCGGAgctggcgccggcgcgtggCATCAGGGCCCGTCGTATCCCCGCTTATCCTACGCCAGGGAGCTGGCGTTGCCACCGCCCACGCAGCTCATCGTCGTGGGCGCGGAGACGTGGGATCCGGCGGGGACGTACCTTCCCGGACGTAACGCCCCGAACCAGCCGTTTCCCATGCTCCCGCTTCAGGGCGAAAACCCCAAGGCGTTCGCCAAGGCGTACGCGCACTACCACGGCCACTCCGCCAACGCCacgctcgtggacgcgtaCGCCACATCCGTAGAACGGCAGCAGGCGCTGGTACGCGGCTTGTCCCCTGCGGAGAAGGCGCAGCTGTACATCAGGGTGGCGCGCATCCTCGAGAAGGTGGACGCCAGAGACGACATCTACGCGTACGGCAGCGGGATCACGGTGCTGAGGGAAGAAGCCCGGGCGGATCCGAAGTGTTTGAGGTactcgctcgcgctgctccaTCGCGCGATGGCTCTAATCGCGCATCTGCCGGGGCacgaagccgccggcgtTCGCAGAGGGGTCTGGACCGACTTTCACCACGGACTCGCGTCCATGCgcgcgtacgacgacgagaactTAATAATGCGCCGGCTCTTTCTGGAGTCccccgcgggggtgccgatgCAGGGCACGTCCCCGCCCACGCTGCCGCAcgcgctggcgtcgtcgcgagaaTCCGGGATGCGCATCGCGGCCAACTCGGTGTACTACGTGGGCGCCGGCACCGGCGAAACGTTGCTCCAAAAGATGCTCAGCAACGAcaccgtcgccaacgccttggtcgcgccggcggtgccACTGATCCTGGACCCCGCGGAGGTGAGCAGCGGGACGGCGAATTACGACTTTAACTTCCCGAGGAccacccgcgcgaggctcaGGCACGACCGCGAGCAACTCGCGTACCTCGTCTCGGAACGCGCTCCGGAAAGTGTCCGACTCGCCAAAGAGGTCGGTCAACCCGCGATAGAAGCGTACGACGAGGtcatcgcggagctcggtGGCGTCGAGAACACCGACGATAACCTTCTGGAAGAGGAGAAGTCGTTCGCGGAGCGTCGAAGGGCgacggagctcgccgacgcggattGGCTCAGGGACGCGGACAAGTACATGTCCGAGATCGTCTCCCTCAGCGTCAAGCAGCAGACGAGGCTGGCGCCCTTCTACAACAGGCACctggcgcggcgggacgagCCGAGGGTGCCGGGCGGGGCGCTGGATTGGGCGAACATGAGGGTAAAGACGCTCTCGTCCACCCCGTTGGTGCTGGTGGTGGACGACGTGTTTCGCGAAGACGCGTTGGGCGGACTCCTGCGTTTCACTCGCGGCACCTCGATGTGGACGCACGTCAAGAAGAACGGGTACCTGTGCGCGTACCCCAGCGGCGGTTTCGCCACGCCCCTGCTCGGCcaactcgccgaggagctgcCCCTCATCGCGCCCGACCTGTCCTGCGGGTACCAGCTCGTCACCAGCTGGGGGTACCTctacgacgacgtgcgctcGTTGGGCATCGGCGTGCACGCCGACATCGCGAGGGTCAACATCAACTGCTGGATCACCCCGGACGACTCGAACCTGGACAAGGAAGGGGGCGGGATGGtcatcgtccccgcccgaCCCCCCGCGGACTGGCACGCGTCCTTCCTCGAGTACAACGCTCCCAACACGAGCGACCCGACGTTTTGGGCCGACCTCAACGCGCAATCCGGGGGGGTAAACATAACCGTCCCGCACAGGCAAAACAGGTGCGTGATCTTCGACAGCGAGCTCTACCACTGGACGGACAGGGTGAACTTTCGACGCGGATACGAACACAGGCGGATCAACCTGACGTTCCTGTACGGACACCCCGGGGATAAGACGTGCGCCatgcgcggcggagggtcatccgcgcggacggcggcgagggcggcgagaacgAGCGCTGGCGAGACTCGACCAAAGAAGGATCCGCCGGAAGTCTCCGGAGCCGCTAAGAAGTATCCGTACGACAGCAGGATACCGGGGAgtcggggcgcgacggagccgacggTGCCCGCGGAGTTTGTCGTCGGGGACAGGCCGCGGCAGGAGCTGTGA
- a CDS encoding predicted protein: MPSLSSHLGGSGAPAPARAGSGRPAHTNDNDDDDTRAPHADAADPTSTPAADAAALSSLHDAKHRVAFARSVSRDASALSSRPTRVDPDTLPRRKYSGERERPPMPQQTHMMTTTYHDDDDDGPSSGDRPARPEGAAFDEPPVDWRKKKVEVIKILHADGTVTYPRDVEVEFGGKMVKPDMKKYEHLAPGDPLPPGLRVPGWTHMPEDVLAPPPLPTADDLKFGNPKFKPPEANDPEFIKRAREAIERDKIKNVPPRPDHPFADPARRLYRQPDGTLGPKRPPRKPYTVAARREFADLCYYARTNGGCAKCTEGVCHRHGTGVLWAHHRAYLAQMGLEPEWDHDGEFYGWDPEKTQPLADPEHVFCRMMGNDWMDYHKHQRRVVHPRKSSRQSANISLLRRHLKHYKGIEYDKESGEFFDFDSVTKEELDAIIKAGEAEVEFDENGKPITDWYKTKEGKKHVPYNPHTDGPRNMFAAKEGEPQEGCLVTEGEGRKWGKFAEGGEDFETALGNLDVIDDDSCDEVDTGERSEKTSEKKKGKEKKKKKPWIFFKG, from the exons atgccCTCGCTCTCGTCCCACCTCGGCGGTtcgggcgcccccgcccccgcgcgcgccgggtcggGTCGGCCCGCGCACACGaacgacaacgacgacgacgacacccgAGCCccgcacgccgacgccgccgacccgacgagcacccccgccgccgacgcggcggcgctctcctccCTCCACGACGCCAAGCACCGCGTGGCGTTCGCGCGGAGCgtctcgcgcgacgcctccgcgctctcctcccggcccacgcgcgtcgaccccgacACGCTGCCGCGTCGCAAGTACTCGGGAGAACGCGAACGACCGCCGATGCCGCAGCAGACGCACATGATGACCACCACctaccacgacgacgacgacgatggaccGTCGTCCGGCGATCGTCCTGCGAGACCCGAGGGTGCGGCATTCGACGAACCGCCCGTCGACTggaggaagaagaaggtCGAGGTGATCAAGATTCTTCACGCGGACGGCACGGTGACGTACCCTCGAGACGTAGAGGTTGAGTTTGGGGGTAAGATGGTCAAACCCGACATGAAAAAGTacgagcacctcgcgccgGGGGATCCGCTTCCCCCCGGCCTACGCGTTCCCGGGTGGACGCACATGCCGGAGGACGTGCTTGCGCCGCCCCCTTTGCCGACGGCTGACGATTTAAAGTTTGGAAATCCAAAGTTCAAACCCCCAGAGGCGAACGACCCAGAGTTTATCAAGCGAGCGAGGGAGGCCATCGAGCGAGACAAGATCAAGAacgtgccgccgcggccggacCACCCGTTCGCCGACCCGGCGAGGCGACTGTACCGTCAACCGGACGGCACGTTGGGTCCTAAGCGGCCGCCGCGTAAGCCGTacacggtggcggcgcggcgcgagtttGCCGATTTGTGCTACTACGCGAGGACAAACGGCGGTTGCGCCAAGTGCACCGAGGGGGTGTGCCACCGACACGGAACCGGCGTCCTCTGGGCGCACCACAG GGCGTACCTCGCGCAGATGGGCCTCGAGCCCGAGTGGGACCATGACGGCGAGTTCTACGGCTGGGATCCGGAGAAGACTCAACCTCTGGCGGACCCCGAGCACGTCTTCTGCAGGATGATGGGCAACGATTGGATGGATTATCACAAACACCAAAGGCGAGTTGTTCATCCCCGAAAATCATCGCGTCAATCGGCTAATATCTCGTTACTTCGCAGGCACCTGAAGCATTACAAGGGCATCGAGTACGACAAGGAGAGCGGCGAGTTCTTCGACTTCGACTCCGTCACCAaagaggagctcgacgccatcatcaAGGCTGGCGAAGCCGAGGTGGAGTTTGACGAGAACGGCAAACCAATCACCGACTGGTACAAGACGAAGGAGGGCAAGAAGCACGTCCCTTACAATCCGCACACGGACGGCCCGCGGAACATgttcgccgcgaaggagggcgagcCCCAGGAGGGGTGCCTCGTGACTGAGGGGGAGGGACGAAAGTGGGGCAAgttcgccgagggcggcgaggatttCGAGACTGCGCTCGGCAATTTAGACgtgatcgacgacgactctTGCGACGAGGTCGACACCGGCGAGCGGAGCGAGAAGACGagcgagaagaagaaggggaaggagaagaagaagaagaagcctTGGATTTTCTTCAAGGGATGA
- a CDS encoding predicted protein has product MPNAVLVALASASFTAASGAALTHIRARRNPSAARLHSPRSPKKSTHHRHHHRHHHRHIRTHAASPEIEALRVKPGWHPDGSPEERVQQLGLELDGRCATNPAGVFYPVVLVGNLAYVSGQVPRNTDGSLIVGKCGDDIGDDEAVEAARVVGLTMLATMRQQFGSLDHIERVVKVNGFVNCSPTYTKQPAVVNGLANLFIDVFGPAGKSSRSAVGSVGLPLGVPVECEAIVELKC; this is encoded by the coding sequence ATGCCcaacgccgtcctcgtcgcgctcgcttCCGCGTCGTTCACCGCAGCATCTGGCGCCGCCCTGACGCAcatccgcgcgcgcaggaacccatccgccgcgcgcctccacTCCCCGAGGTCACCGAAGAAGTCGACCCATCACCGCCATCACCACCGCCATCATCACCGCCATATCCGCACGCACGCCGCTTCGCCCGAGATCGAAGCCCTGCGCGTTAAACCCGGGTGGCATCCCGACGGCTCacccgaggagcgcgtgcAGCAGCTCGgtctcgagctcgacgggcgGTGCGCCACCAACCCGGCGGGGGTGTTCTACCCAGTCGTGCTCGTGGGAAACCTGGCGTACGTGTCCGGTCAGGTGCCCAGAAACACGGACGGATCGCTCATCGTCGGTAAGTGCGGAGACGacatcggcgacgacgaggcggtcgagGCTGCGCGAGTCGTGGGTCTCACGATGCTCGCCACGATGCGGCAGCAGTTCGGAAGCCTGGACCACATCGAGCGGGTGGTGAAAGTGAACGGGTTCGTGAACTGCTCGCCGACATACACGAAACAGCCCGCGGTGGTCAACGGACTGGCAAACTTGTTCATCGACGTGTTCGGACCCGCGGGCAAAAGCAGCAGGAGCGCGGTGGGAAGTGTCGGGCTGCCCCTGGGCGTACCCGTGGAGTGCGAGGCCATCGTCGAGCTCAAATGTTAA
- a CDS encoding predicted protein: MGIGTWSWGNQFVWGYDESMDPELSSVFNAAVDAGVNLFDTADSYGTGNGLDGRSEVLIGTFLRQCPSAKVDGVNVATKFAAYPWRITRKSVVNAARESCERLGKESVELGQLHWSTGNYQPLQERALWGGIADAYDLGLIKAVGLSNYGPKQLRKIHAYMSERGVPIATLQVQYHLLSRFPELNGTRETCDELGIRTIAYSPLALGLLTGKYSTENPPPGLRGFAYKDVLPPLPGLLDCMRAIGRERGKTLPQIAINWCLCKDTTPIPGAKTMRQLEDNLGALGWRLSEGEVAELDAAAEKVGKSTSQNIFQTA; the protein is encoded by the coding sequence ATGGGCATCGGCACGTGGTCGTGGGGCAACCAATTCGTGTGGGGATACGACGAGAGCATGGACCCGGAGTTGTCGTCTGTTTTCAACgcagccgtcgacgcgggcgtcaaTCTCTTCGACACCGCCGATTCTTACGGCACGGGCAACGGCCTCGACGGCAGGTCCGAGGTGCTCATCGGTACGTTCCTGAGGCAGTGCCCCAGTGCAAAAGTGGACGGAGTAAACGTGGCGACCAAGTTCGCGGCGTATCCGTGGAGGATCACGAGGAAATCAGTGGTGAACGCGGCTCGAGAGTCGTGCGAACGACTGGGGAAGGAatccgtcgagctcgggcaGCTGCACTGGTCCACCGGGAACTACCAGCCCCTGCAGGAACGGGCGCTGTGGGGCGGGATCGCGGACGCGTACGACCTCGGGCTCATCAAAGCCGTCGGACTGTCCAACTACGGCCCGAAGCAGCTGAGGAAGATTCACGCGTACATGTCGGAACGGGGCGTGCCCATCGCGACGCTCCAGGTGCAGTATCACCTCCTGTCCAGGTTCCCCGAGCTCAACGGGACGCGGGAGACGTGCGACGAGCTGGGGATACGCACGATCGCGTACTCGCCGCTGGCGCTGGGGCTGTTGACGGGTAAGTACTCGACGGAAAACCCCCCGCCCGGGCTGAGGGGATTCGCGTACAAAGACgtgctgccgccgctgccgggTCTGTTGGACTGCATGAGGGCGattggacgcgagcgggggAAGACGTTGCCGCAGATTGCCATCAACTGGTGCCTGTGCAAGGACACCACGCCCATCCCGGGGGCGAAGACGATGCGACAGCTGGAAGATAACCTGGGGGCGCTGGGGTGGAGGCTgagcgagggcgaggtggccgagttggacgcggcggcggagaaggtggGCAAGTCGACGAGCCAAAACATTTTCCAAACTGCGTGA
- a CDS encoding predicted protein (Encodes a protein with hydroxyproline-rich glycoprotein (HRGP) motifs) produces MGGGADPLPRRPTAFTSATLQAGDSSDAEDEAMRSRYLPTMEVAMVTIPDAPLRPMAPGDLIARATEMLASFDGDKVSPDAHAERCLDEWRVREASDATFIRQCFYGCVRYAKMLGAFTKTMYHARGGDILRSDRDLYTVYAYLLLLRLDELGWDQFARLLGANSEQKMLPLMKFAFDERVLDDLMRDQWLKIYDPPWVDNVLASLLSWRHEADDLIARYEDEVHFAKLGDGARERHESWMTTDAIENELGDKQKGPKLNGVTVPKPFKLHPPKPKPLPARYQPPKKPKPKPVPASNKPLWEIGELTAEQREVRRAEEVNAERARLKLEEANRMAFKLAAVERPTNLDAVRAEVESEREKHFLAARGEGFRARPMPSFYEEWAGVERTSTSGPGGDSGGSGEGEDGEVGEGSPSKKPEIRLNAAAILREDALYKKKQAEEAKMLETYELERRDERQFSEWQRTMRAKDEEARRRKVEALKKEMEAAFDKAVAAREHALVQNARKREEVKAESEALRLRREERELLEAAEAKERKAKVLAIETEARRKRTETLSKNRASAEARAREKAETAARLHERQRADRERKADLCRRIRALELRPKTNVKDHAGQKSVLSKTYAVPMLEDMSVAELKERLVRCKLRAAAETAENAARIASERKDRAALVNEKLANIERIRSIAGEQGARRRTLSAEERAAKDVALKEKNARDAEVLQKRLDAKRLERTRLAEEKARADAEYEFKQRRIMGANEEVRLHRKEHELARAKDRKEYEMSRRIETEARFAAATARRDARTRGDARAREGELRATYNAEYDANVARLTSKKAEETEETLRRKRDAVARGRLREERLKERLGPVKAGVGPVALARTLEGTAAGGGGWNGAGERPTRDFLISGPLKAPGEGTRVHRTMGPDGTRSVEDAHLSHG; encoded by the coding sequence atgggcggaggcgcggaccCGCTCCCGCGCAGGCCCACCGCGTTCACGTCAGCCACGCTCCAGGCGGGcgactcgagcgacgccgaggacgaggcgatgcGATCTCGCTACCTCCCGACGATGGAGGTGGCGATGGTGACGATCCCGGACGCGCCGTTGCGCCCCATGGCCCCCGGCGACCTGATCGCCCGCGCCACCGAGATGCTCGCgtccttcgacggcgacaaggtctcgcccgacgcgcacgccgagcGGTGCCTGGACGAGTGGCGCGTGAGGGAagcctcggacgcgacgttcaTCCGGCAGTGCTTCTACGGGTGCGTGCGGTACGCCAAGAtgctcggcgcgttcacgAAGACGATGtatcacgcgcgcggtggcgacatCTTACGCAGCGACAGAGACCTCTACACCGTCTACGCgtacctcctcctccttcgcctggacgagctcgggtgGGATCAGTTCGCGCGACTGCTGGGCGCCAACTCGGAGCAGAAGATGCTTCCGCTGATGAAGTtcgcgttcgacgagcgcgtgctgGACGACCTGATGAGGGACCAGTGGCTGAAGATATACGACCCGCCGTGGGTCGACAACGTGCTGGCGTCGCTGCTGTCGTGGCGgcacgaggcggacgacctCATCGCTCGATACGAGGACGAGGTGCACTTTGCCAAGTTGGGCGACGGGGCTCGCGAGCGACACGAGTCGTGGATGACGACGGACGCCATCGAAAACGAGCTGGGGGACAAACAAAAGGGCCCGAAACTCAACGGCGTGACCGTCCCGAAGCCGTTCAAGCTCCACCCGCCCAAGCCCAAACCCCTTCCCGCGCGGTATCAACCCCCGAAAAAACCCAAGCCCAAACCCGTGCCCGCGTCGAACAAGCCGCTGTGGGAAAtcggcgagctcaccgccgagcAACGGGAGGTTCGAAGGGCGGAGGAAGTAAACGCGGAACGGGCGAGGCTGaagctggaggaggcgaacaGGATGGCGttcaagctcgccgcggtggagcgaCCGACGAACCTGGACGCGGTGCGAGCGGAGGTTGAGAGTGAAAGGGAGAAACACTttctcgcggcgaggggcgagggGTTCAGGGCTCGGCCGATGCCGTCGTTTTACGAGGAGTGGGCCGGGGTGGAACGAACGAGCACGAGTGGGCCGGGGGGGGATTCGGGGGGTTCTGGTGAGGGCGAAGATGGCGAAGTCGGCGAAGGGAGCCCATCGAAAAAGCCGGAGATTCGgctcaacgcggcggctaTCTTGCGCGAGGATGCGCTGTACAAGAAGAAACAGGCGGAAGAGGCGAAGATGTTGGAGACGTACGAGCTCGAAAGGCGGGACGAGCGGCAGTTTTCGGAGTGGCAGCGGACGATGAGGgccaaggacgaggaggcgcggcgtcgcaagGTTGAGGCGCTGAAGaaggagatggaggcggctTTCGACAAGGCGGTGGCGGCTAGGGAACACGCGCTCGTCCAGAACGCGCGtaagcgcgaggaggtcaaggcggagAGCGAGGCCTTgaggctgcggcgggaggaacgggagctcctcgaggcggcggaggcgaaggagcgcAAGGCGAAGGTGCTCGCCATTGAAACGGAGGCTCGTCGAAAGCGAACGGAGACGCTGTCGAAGAACAGGGcttcggcggaggcgcgagcgcgggaaaaggcggagacggcggcgcggcttcACGAGCGGCAGCGCGCGGATCGCGAGCGCAAGGCGGACCTGTGCCGACGGATTCGCGCACTCGAGCTCAGGCCCAAAACAAACGTCAAGGACCACGCGGGGCAAAAGAGCGTTCTCTCCAAGACGTACGCGGTGCCCATGCTCGAGGACATGTCCGTGGCTGAGCTCAAGGAGCGTTTGGTGCGGTGCAAGCTCCGGGCGGCtgcggagacggcggagaacgcggcgaggatcgcgagcgAGCGGAAAGATCGCGCCGCTCTGGTCAACGAAAAGCTCGCCAACATCGAACGCATCAGGTCCATCGCCGGGGAGcagggcgcgaggcgaaggacgctatccgcggaggaacgcgccgccaaggacgtcgcgctcaaggagaagaaCGCGAGGGATGCGGAGGTGCTTCAAaaacgcctcgacgcgaagCGTTTAGAGCGAACGCGActggcggaggagaaggctcgcgccgacgcagaGTACGAGTTTAAGCAGCGGCGAATCATGGGCGCGAATGAGGAGGTTCGTTTACATCGCAAGGagcacgagctcgcgcgagcCAAGGACCGAAAGGAGTACGAGATGAGTCGGCGGATCGAGACGGAggcgaggttcgcggcggcgacggcgcgaagggaCGCGAGGACCAGGGGCGACGCACGAGCTCGAGAGGGCGAACTACGAGCGACGTACAACGCCGAATACGACGCCAACGTCGCTCGGCTCACGAGTAAAAAGGCtgaggagacggaggagaCGCTGAGGCGcaagcgcgacgccgtggcgcgcgggcgactgCGGGAGGAGCGTCTCAAGGAGAGGCTCGGGCCCGTGAAAGCCGGGGTTgggcccgtcgcgctcgcgagaaCGTTGGAagggaccgcggcgggcggaggcgggtggaacggcgcgggggaacgACCGACGCGGGATTTTCTCATATCGGGTCCGCTGAAGGCGCCCGGGGAGGGCACGAGGGTGCATAGGACGATGGGGCCGGATGGGACGCGATCCGTCGAGGATGCGCACCTGAGCCACGGATGA